Sequence from the Castanea sativa cultivar Marrone di Chiusa Pesio chromosome 12, ASM4071231v1 genome:
GTGGACAGAATGGCTTGAATAAGACCAATGTGAACCGAATAGAACTAAAGTGGACAGAATGGCTTGAATAAGACCAATGTGAACCGAATGGTCCAAATAAAACTGAAGTGGACtaaagtggacagaatggactTAATAAGACTAATATGGACctaataggaccaaagtgggcCAAATGGTGGGCCGAAGATGAtagaatggactgaatagaaattttgaatatttatcatttttagggctcaaatttcaaatttcaaatctctaatatttattttgtttgtatttttttaactcaaaataaaGAGTTTAGTccgaatataataaaatttcataataaaaagaatttttgagctaaaattgaaaaaaaaacatataaaaagaatcaatttaaaagCTCAATTAGTCCAAAATGGATGAGAAGGGACCCAAATTGATcaagtggaccaaattggactgaataaaattgtttaatttttaataataacaaattatcttcaacaaattttagataaaataatatattatattttaattataaaataattatttattcacaCGCATCACATGAGTTTGCaataggggtggcaatttgtgTTAAATAGGTTAACTTGATTCAACACGTTTAACTCGTTTAATTAATGAGTCATGCAAAAGTCAATACAAATGACCAatttaataatcttttttatcAATAGGCCATACCaaacctatataatttttatcaatttccatatcaattacaattatattataaacatataaaaaaaccattaattaagaaataatatcaaaataactaataacttTATAAGCTAAACGGGTCAAATGGGTCAGACAAGTTCGCATGTTGAACGCGAATAGGAGTTAGCCGTGTCAACTAGAATATGACCCGAACCCGATTTGCCATCTCTGGTTTGCaactagtaaaaataaaaacgctCCACGATATTTTGTAGCCAATAATACCATCGAGCACGGTAtatgggtgattttttttttattgctctAAAGTAGTGAATAAAACTCCTTACATGCGTCCGAATCAATAATACCATAGAGCACGGTATATGGGTGATTTTTGGTGCAGATTAATAATTTGTCAAATTTATCCTTGCATGAGCTTTGCTAGCAGCCTAGCCGTTCTGACTTCTGAGATTCTGCTGGCTCTTGTTTTGAATAAGGTGCACCATGATTTTCTCGCACAACCTGAGTGGCTGAGCCCAGTGATGTTCAGAAGTGAGAGAACACATTGCCCGAACACATTGCATGAGCtttgctacaattttttttttctcccaataAACTTACGAACTTCGTTAAAAGAAGGTAAATTAAAGAATCTGAGTTCAAAACCTGAGAATCACCAAATCTGCAGATTGGGGGATCTGGGATCATTTGCGGGGTTGCTAAAAGATAATTTATTGGTAGGCAACATTGACAAAAATGAGCTAGATGGATAAGCAGGCATAGCTTTTCATTCATAACCCAACACCAACAAATTATTGGGCGAGTCAACATATTATTGCAAAATTTGTGTACATAAGCAGGCGCAAACCCAGGTTTAAACCACATAaatgaccaaaaacaaaatccaatcaAACTTCTGATTCTCATTTGCACAAGAAAAGAAACACATAATAAGCAGGCAAACCGAGGTTTAAACCCTCCTCTATCATTGGCCCTCTCAACTAAAATTCCCAAAATAGAAACAATACTCAAGGCAAGGTTTCATACACTTATATATCCCTTCCTGCATTTAGGTATTTCAATTTTCCTTCAAACCCTCATCCACAGCCATACTACAGTTCTCTGGCAATGCCTGCAAGGCAATTCTTTTCTTCCCAACATGTCCCTGCACATCATTTGACAAAAAACACAGTTGGTACAGTATAACCATTGATATAAGCTCTAACAATTACCAGTGGAAAGGAGACACAGAAGGATTGTGAGAGCGAATAGACTCACCTTAGTGGCACTTTTATCTGTATTGtgctttttattgcttttaatATGCATTTCCTTCAACATCTTTGCGAGCTGCCTTAAACTCTTTCCTGCCAATTCATCTGGCTTTGCCTTTTCCTTATCAAGCTCCACTTCGACATTACCAGTGTCAATGTTTTCCTCATCATCATCCGAAACATCAGCGACCTTCTGAATTGTTGATTCTTTTATAGCTGAAGATTTCCTTGGTGTCAACTGAGTAGGGCGAGGAAACTGTCCCGAAAGCTGGTCAGCTGCAAATGGTTGAAATGGAATTTCAAAGGTGACTTTGCTGTCGGAAATTAGATCACTACTCATGTTTGATTCATGTGCTGGCATTACACAAACATCAACAGTGTCATGCATCTCTTCTGCCTTGGCCATTGGATCCTCAGCATGACAAGAAATCTTGTCCTCAGATATTGAATTTGTTGCCACAGTTGATAATGTGACTTCACAGTCAGAAATTAGGAGATCTGGACTCATATTCTTCATAGATATCGGAGTTTCAACCGATGATTGGTCATTGGTTTTCATGGCAAATTCTTCTGCTTCAGTCACATACACATCAACCAATGCTTCAGTATTATAAATTTCCTTAGTAGATGCCTGATTCTCAACAGAAACCTGTATGTCCGATTGTTCAGCTACAATGCTTTCAGAACCAGAATGGTTGTTCTCCAACTTCTCAAAACCAATAGGAAGAACTGGAGCCTCTaagtccttttcttcttctgtttctGCATCATCATCACTgtagttttcttcacactcagATGAGTTTTCATCTGATGCAATCTCTTCATCAGACTCCCCTTCAGTGGCAGATTCCGATTCAGAATCTGACTCCCCTTCAGTGGTGGACTCTGTTTCAGAATCACAATTGCTGTGGTCATCAGACTCTGTCACGTTCAGTTCTGAGTCTTTGCTTGCCAGGTTTTGACATTCATGTTGTGGGGACATAGATTCAGAAACATGGTCCATATCCTTAGCAGAAGCATCATTGGATTCTTTAACAGCCAAAGAATCCTCAGATCTTGTGTCTTGCTCAGTAACTGGAACATTCACAAAAACGttaatgaaaaaagaaacaatatatGAATTAAAATGAAGAACATCCTTGATGACAATAAAAAACAATGACATAACAAAACTTACCCTTCTCATCTACAGTTTGATGATCCCCATCTATTGCCATCTCCAACTTTTCACTTGAAATAATATCCGACTCATCCGAACCCTCATCTCCGGCTTCATCAATAGTCTCTGAAACTTTAACGACACCTGAATTATCTGCTATCTCAGACTTCAAATTATCTTTTTTAGACTCACCATCACTCTTGTTCATATCTTTATTATCAACTTTCAATTCCCTCTCCATCTCCATTGACTCAACTGGTTTTGGATCCGATAGAACTTCAGAATCATTGGTTTCCTCTGGACCCACTTCTGATACTGTTTGTGTATTAGCTTCtgagataaaattataaacaatgtCAGAGAACATCATATCATATACGTGCTCTTCCATTTTGTCCAGAAGTGCTAGAGAAGAAGAGTAGATCCTAGATTCTTTGTTTAGAAAATTCGCACTTATGTCACACAAAAGCACGTGTATGCTGAGAAAATTGCATATGTAATAGTAAGAGAAGTtaaaaatgttgaataaaaaccctaattccttagatttctaaacaaacaaatggcctaaaaagggggaaaaaaaaaacttcaaatggAATTGCTCCTGGAATATTGAAAAACTCATACCAGacatttccttttcaaattGAACAGAAAGCTCTGAAATTTCTGAACTATCAGTCATCTCTTCAGACAAGTCATCAATCTTGACAGTTTCTGACTTTCCATTCTCCACTAAATTCATCTTACCCAGGTTCTTCTCCAACAATCTCACTGAATGCCTTGTACTATACACTCGCTGCACTGAATTCTCCGTCTCCAACTTCCTGAGAGCCGAAGTGGCTGGAGCTCTTCGCCGGGTGCTTGGCACCACAGGAGTCTCAACCACATCACTCCTCTCTTGAGCCTCGCTCTTCTCATCCTCTTCAGCTTCTCTCAACTGGGTCTCAATTTTTCTGCGAGACGAAGCTGCGGGCACTCTTCTGCGGCTGCCTGGCACTGTCGGTGCCGGGGTTATAAGTACATTcacatctttgttttcttgatCAATGCCTTGAATGGCACTTCCTCTCGTACCACGACGAGTTCGCGTCAATGGTTGTGTGCTTTCGGTTTCTTGTTTTGTGGGTTTTCTGCGAGTTGAGGCCCTGGCGGCTGTGTGAGGAATGTTTGGCGATCCATTCACATTTTTCTCCGGAGATTGAGAGAGACTTGAATCAGATGGATTCAAGAATTCTTCAAGTCCTTCAACCTGACACACATCAATTTGGATTGAGTGTCGAAATATTTTGAAAGTAAGAGGTAACAGATtatgaatttacaaagaaattGAATCCAAACAATGGGAAAAGAATTCTTGGAAATCATTGTCTTCCTTTACGCACAGGTTCATGGGCAACTAGATCTGTTTGGTTCCCAACAATTTATGGTAATTGGTAAACAGAGAATCAAAAGGTACACAATGGGGATTAATATATTCGAATTAAACTATATAAAGATCTAAATTCGAGATAAAAGATACAAGCAAGAAGAgtatgaagaaaattgaaattgacATTTCTTTTCCTATGATTTGTTTAGCAAACAAAGCGGACTGTCAAGAACTCTAAAGTTATAGAAACGCtaacttttctttcatttttctatgATTTGTTTCGAGCCCTTCTACTTGACACATCGATTTGATTTGAatgtttaaatattttgaaaggAAGATTAACAGATTCAGTATTTACATCGAGATTGAATCAAAACAATAGAAAAAGAATGCTAGTAAACCATTGTCTTTCTTTACTTGTAGATTGATGCCAACAAATAATAAAGATGGCTTATAAAGGATTcattaacttttctttttgtaatgatttctcaacaaccaaacagaGAATAACGAAAGGTACGCAATGGGCATTAATAGATTCGAATTAAAATGCATCGATTCATATAAAGATCTAAATAAAAGAGACTAGAAAGAAGAATATGAAATGGGTATTGTAAACCAGAGAAAGAAAAGATCGAAaattgtcatattttttttaattttccaacaGTTTCCCAGCAAACAgacagagaagaaagaaagatgcGAAATGGGTATTGAAGGGATGAGAAAAAAGATTACATTTTGAAGAGCTTGGAGTGCATCAGCCATGGCAACATTAGTCATGTTGGCTGGGATCTTGTTCTTCTTGCAGAGAGCCTGAAGCTCCTTCCTTGCAAGGCTGTGGAAAtccattgagagagagagagtgtgtgtgtgtgtgtgtgtgtgtgtgtgttctagATTGTAAGAGATGTTGGATACAAAGAAAGAGACAATGGAGGCGATGAGAGACAAGATGGGAATGGGTTTGGGGTATATAtatgtaagagagagaaagagacgtTGAAGAAACCCTAGGGAATATGACCGTTGAGAGCgtggaatttgaattttgaattttgaataggGCAGTGTTTGAGTATGGTTTAAGTTGTAAACAACGACGTTTGGTTTGGGTGCTGTGTCTGTGTGGGCAAGTGAATGAATCAGAATTTAATTGTAGTCTGATTTGATTTTAGTCTTGTTTGGTAAATTGGGTGGCAAAATAAAGAGACATTGGACCAACGATGTGTGGAAATAAAATCATTGAATTgtctacttttatatatttccaaaaaagcATTATTCttttctaaccttttttttcctataaaaaaaaacttaaaaaaaaaaattatttctaactattacttaaaaaataatgttatttcttaattaagagtgatttaacaataataaaaaataagaatataaatataaataagaaaaattaaaaatacccATCAAATTATACTCCCACTAACAACCACATatacacatttatatatatacacctcTTTAAGTTACGGTTTTCAGTTGTTTTTTAGATTGTGTGTAACAAGTATTGCTCTTTATGTTAATTAATAGGAGTTCATGGAGGACTtgaactctcacaatttttaaGGTGAATacattctatatatatatatatatatatatatatatattttttttttttttggttgtaccCTTAGAGAGCGTTTGGATAGCGCAAACGCGCGTCCacgtccatttttttttttacgcgtgtttgttactgttcattggccatgaacaatgattttaggccaatgaacagtaacttttagAATGAACCGTGttttttacccatttaaaaattattttgctacagtgttttcagttttcagcaataagttctatccaaacagacccttattGGCATTGACACGGTGAATGTAATTATCTTTAATCTATTATTATGACTATCATTTTGAagacatgatttttttggaGTAGATGattttgattaataaatatttacttttttacttattttggaTCAAATACACAAACATTATCTTCCTATTTCACATATGAAATGACTCATTAAATTTCTTTGTTGAGAGGTAGAAGacccattaaaatttaaatgtagtacaaacattaataaaatcttttttaaagTTTCTACAAATTATTGCAAGATAAATAGTGAGAAATAAACACCATTATTGCAAAGTGCACTGGGAGTGGGAACTACCAGCGGTTGGGCATAATAGATCTAaagccttctttttttttttaaaatgctcaaaaattaataaagaaaagaaaattattagcTTTTTGCTCCACAAGTTTAACTTCATTTTTGgcaggggaaaaagaaaagaaaaataggagaTATAGcaagagaaagggaaaaaagaggAAGGACAGAGAACTGAAGAGAGTTACTTGACTTGATTTTAAGGGAAAGTAGTTCGGTATTGCCTCAATTAAGAGGGCTTTTAAATTTGATGGAAAAGATGCTAGTAATACAAAACTATGGAAAACAAGTAAATTATAACTAAAAGTTAACAAGTACCATACCTAAATTCTAAGTGAGATCAAATATCGTTAATTTCAAGGAAGTTAAGTAATTTATAATTATGCTAAATTCATTTGCCAATAAAACAAATCAATGCCTAAACGATTTAAACCATGCACAAATTGATGCCTAAGTAAATAGACTAAACACCAAAACATATTGGTGATAATGaattaagtattaaacataACTAACCTTAAAGAACTTGAATCTAACTAAAGTAAACTTGTATGAACAAGATTAATCAAAATAACAGATTACTAGGAAATAACTTACTAGCATGCATGAACACTTTCTAAAGAAACAACAATTACAAAGAATGAGCTTTGTATAAGCAAGCTTGGtagtagatatatatatatatatatatatatatatatatatttttttttttttagaatgagtCTTCTATTTATAGTTGCGGATCTTGACGGTAACTAACAATTGTTTCTTTCATGTGTCTCCCTCTCTTTGGGCTTGAATGACACTTGATGTGATATTTAGCATGGTTTTCGATCGTAGACCATTCAAAgaactagagaaaaaaaaaagttcaaagttTTTAGTGTTGTTTGTAACTTCTACAGCTACTTCAGTGCCACTTGTTATTGTTGTATGCACTATTACATGGACTTATTGTtgtatatataagtatatacatggataggttgtaataatgatatttgagtttgaaaaatattgtttcataaagtgaaaattcaaatttgaaattttctaattgAAAATTCGAAATATAGCATTTTCGATTGATTGAAACTTTGGTTTGATCGATcaaaatggtaaagaaaaaatccAGGAGTTTCTGGATGGTTCAATCGCTATTCGATTCCTGTTTGATCTGTtaggttttaaaaatttagaacaaTTGGAAAACTGcgaacacaaacttgtctaaaTATAGATCATAGAGTCTATAagtattattagacaatgctcaaggtgatacaagtcaagattcaagaacatacaagctATAGAAAGAAGAATTTGAAATCTGTCTGGTTCGATCAATTGAAAGACAGGCTCAATTGATCGAAATACGGGTCTACAGAATTTTAAGTTCGGCCTAACAACagttcaagcccaaaaaggattagggtttcaaatctacttcttctagtatataaagaaaACCATAAACACGTTTTTTA
This genomic interval carries:
- the LOC142618333 gene encoding uncharacterized protein LOC142618333 yields the protein MDFHSLARKELQALCKKNKIPANMTNVAMADALQALQNVEGLEEFLNPSDSSLSQSPEKNVNGSPNIPHTAARASTRRKPTKQETESTQPLTRTRRGTRGSAIQGIDQENKDVNVLITPAPTVPGSRRRVPAASSRRKIETQLREAEEDEKSEAQERSDVVETPVVPSTRRRAPATSALRKLETENSVQRVYSTRHSVRLLEKNLGKMNLVENGKSETVKIDDLSEEMTDSSEISELSVQFEKEMSEANTQTVSEVGPEETNDSEVLSDPKPVESMEMERELKVDNKDMNKSDGESKKDNLKSEIADNSGVVKVSETIDEAGDEGSDESDIISSEKLEMAIDGDHQTVDEKVTEQDTRSEDSLAVKESNDASAKDMDHVSESMSPQHECQNLASKDSELNVTESDDHSNCDSETESTTEGESDSESESATEGESDEEIASDENSSECEENYSDDDAETEEEKDLEAPVLPIGFEKLENNHSGSESIVAEQSDIQVSVENQASTKEIYNTEALVDVYVTEAEEFAMKTNDQSSVETPISMKNMSPDLLISDCEVTLSTVATNSISEDKISCHAEDPMAKAEEMHDTVDVCVMPAHESNMSSDLISDSKVTFEIPFQPFAADQLSGQFPRPTQLTPRKSSAIKESTIQKVADVSDDDEENIDTGNVEVELDKEKAKPDELAGKSLRQLAKMLKEMHIKSNKKHNTDKSATKGHVGKKRIALQALPENCSMAVDEGLKEN